CCTGCATTGCAGGGTTTAAAATCAAAGGCTTTAATAACTTAATCGCTACTGTTTGGTCAAATTGCCCGTCATTTCTTTCAGCTAAGAAAACTGTCCCCATAGCGCCACTACCAATAATTTTTTTCAGCTGAAATGACCCTACATTTTCTCCCAAAAGGCTTTCTTCATCATCTAGTTTGTCAAAAATATTTTTGGGAGATTCTGCAAAAATGTGATGACTTTTTTCATCTGATGCCAGCAAATCCATTAAAAGATCATGGAGTTCACTATCCTCTTCCTTAATTGTAAAAAGGATTCTCTGTTTTTCCACCTCTGAAACTTCAGTCAGTTTATGAAAAAGGTTTTCAACTTGACCCCATTTTCCATTCCGCATGATTCTAAAAAATTTAATTCTTTAATTCTTTGCTCAACCAAGCCTTTGCTAATCTCCAATCTCTACGAACTGTGTCGATTGAAACCCCCATCATTTGAGCAATTTCTTCATGTTTATATCCTCCGAAAAAATGAAACTCCACCACTCTACAATGTCTATGATTGATGGCTTTTAACCTTGTCAAGGCCTCATTTAAATGTAAGACCTCCTCTGGTGTAGTTACGACAGGATTTGAAATCGCCCCATAGGTCAATTGAATCTGATCTCCTCCCCTTTTCACTCGTTGTTTTTGCCTTGCATAATCAACCAGAAACCTCCTCATTACAATCGCTGCAATCGCCAAAAAATGATTCTTATCCTGAAACCCATTTTCATGTTTATCCATTTTTAGATAGGCTTCATGAACCAAGGCAGAAGTATCTAAAGTATTTGAATTATATTCAAACCTCAGTCTATGATGAGCAAGTTGACTTAACTCCTCATAGCAAGATAAAAATTGATTTTTGATCAAAGAATACTGACTAGTACTAGAATTGTAAGCTGGAGAATACATTTTGAACTACAAAATAATGTGTCTGTAAAAGAAAAATACAGCTCTAAAATAAGCCTATTGTCCAAAAACACCTAATGTAACTCAATTATTATTAAGCGATTAGATAAAAATGCAAGGGAAATTATTGAATAAAGGTCCCTTAGATGCTTCTTCCATTTTACTTTACTATTTTCATAATTCCATTGTTCACCCTCAAGAGATGAAATACACTTACCTAATTATTGCCCTCTTTCTTAGTTTCAAAAGTTATTCACAAGCTCTAGACCAAACTTTGCTTAGTCAGCTCACTGACAAAAACTGGCAGCACGGAATCAGTCTTCTTCAAGAAATCGTAAGCATCCCAAATGATGCTTTCTACCCAGAACAAGCCGAATTAAATATCAAATGGTCTGAGGAGCAATTTAAAAAGCGAGATTGGTCTACTCAAAGGCTAGAGACGGGTGGCATACCTCTTTTACTCGTAGAAAAGTCATCTCTTGGAGCCACAAAAACCATTTTGTTTTATTTCCATATGGATGGGCAAGCAGTAGATAGAAGCTTATGGGATCAAGAGGATCCTTACACGCCTGAATTAAAGGAGCAAGATGCTCAGGGAAATTGGGTTACCATTTCTAAAGACAGATTAAAATCTGAATATAATCCTGATTGGAGAATTTTTGCAAGATCCGCATCAGATGACAAAGGTCCCCTCGCTATGTTTTTGACAGGTATGGATGCTTTAGAAGATGAAGGAATTTCCCCTGATTTTAACATAAAAGTGATTTTGGATTTTGAGGAAGAAAAGGGGTCCCCAAAGCTTCCGGAAGCTGTAAAAAAATACAAATCCTTATTGGCATCTGACATGATGCTGATCATGGATGGTCCTCGTCATACCAGCAATGAGCCCACTTTAAGCTATGGCGCAAGAGGCATAGCAGATTTGACCCTCACTACCTATGGACCGAGGGTACCGCAGCATAGCGGACATTATGGTAATTACGCTCCAAATCCAGCATTGCTATTATCCCAGCTCTTGGCTTCTATGAAAGATGCAAATGGAAGGGTAATTATCCCAGGCTATTATGATGGCATAAATCTAACTCAAACTGAAAAGGAGATTTTATCAAAAGTGCCAGATGATGAAAATTCAATTCAGCAAAAACTAGGCATTGGAAGAACTGATCAAGTGGGTAAGACTTATCAAGAAAGTATTCAATATCCCTCACTGAATATCAGAGGTTTGGAATCTGCATGGGTCGGCAGCGAAGCACGAACAATCGTACCTGCCACTGCCATTGCAGAAATTGATGTAAGACTTGTTCCTGAATCAGACCCAGAGAGGCTGTTTGGATTGATCAAAAACCATATCGAAGATCAAGGTTTTCATATTGTTGCTCAAGATCCAACAGATGAAGAAAGAATGAAGTATCCTAAAATTGTAAAAGTAGATTTTATTATCTCTTATCAGGCATTTAGGACTCCCATGGACTCTGATGCAGGAAAATGGCTAAGAGCTTCCATGAATAGAGCTTTTGGAAAAGAACCTGTACAGATACGAATATCAGGTGGATCCATTCCTATTTCCCCGTTTGTAGATGCTTTAGGCATCCCAGCAGTGACCATCCCTACAGTCAATGCAGATAATAACCAACATAGTCCAAATGAGAACATCCGCTTAGGGAATTACAAAGACGGAATTATTACTGTCATGTCTATTCTCACTCAAACGACTCAAAATGCTTTAGAATTTAAATAAAATATAGATATTCATAGATTAATTGTTACTAAACAGCCTTTACTCTGATTATGAAAACCTTTAAAACCGCCCATTTATTTTTTCTTTTAATAGGAATACCCTTCTGCCTACGTGCACAGGTCAACCAAAATTCATTGGCTGAACAAAACATTAACCCTCACAATGAGCGTTTTGAGCAAACTAGTAATACTTATTATCAACAACTTGTACAGAAAAATCATTTTGAAGGTGAAAAAAGCCTTTCTGATACAATTCCTGCAGATCAAGGAATAATCGTAGAAGATGGATATATCGAAAAATTTGATAATTATCTGATTGGAAGAATCACCACTATAAATGATAATGAGCGTTTTTCTGTCACCTCAAATAACAGTACTACTAAGATCTACCCAAATGGGAATTTAAGGCTCTTATTAAACTTGAATTATAGGTTTCTCTCATTTAACATCAATATCATTCCTCAATTTAATACTAGTAATAATGATGATTTTGAAAAAGGAAAAACCACGGGAGTTGGCTTTTCGACAGGTTTGAATTTCAAGCATTGGTTCCAGCAGCTAGAATACACAAGAACCACTGGATATTATTTAGAAAACACCGGGGATTTTGATCCTGCCTGGCAAGAGGGAGATCCTTATATTCAATTTCCTGAACTCCACTACAGAAGCGTCAGCGGAGTAACAGG
Above is a window of Algoriphagus machipongonensis DNA encoding:
- a CDS encoding ECF-type sigma factor encodes the protein MIKNQFLSCYEELSQLAHHRLRFEYNSNTLDTSALVHEAYLKMDKHENGFQDKNHFLAIAAIVMRRFLVDYARQKQRVKRGGDQIQLTYGAISNPVVTTPEEVLHLNEALTRLKAINHRHCRVVEFHFFGGYKHEEIAQMMGVSIDTVRRDWRLAKAWLSKELKN
- a CDS encoding M20/M25/M40 family metallo-hydrolase — translated: MQGKLLNKGPLDASSILLYYFHNSIVHPQEMKYTYLIIALFLSFKSYSQALDQTLLSQLTDKNWQHGISLLQEIVSIPNDAFYPEQAELNIKWSEEQFKKRDWSTQRLETGGIPLLLVEKSSLGATKTILFYFHMDGQAVDRSLWDQEDPYTPELKEQDAQGNWVTISKDRLKSEYNPDWRIFARSASDDKGPLAMFLTGMDALEDEGISPDFNIKVILDFEEEKGSPKLPEAVKKYKSLLASDMMLIMDGPRHTSNEPTLSYGARGIADLTLTTYGPRVPQHSGHYGNYAPNPALLLSQLLASMKDANGRVIIPGYYDGINLTQTEKEILSKVPDDENSIQQKLGIGRTDQVGKTYQESIQYPSLNIRGLESAWVGSEARTIVPATAIAEIDVRLVPESDPERLFGLIKNHIEDQGFHIVAQDPTDEERMKYPKIVKVDFIISYQAFRTPMDSDAGKWLRASMNRAFGKEPVQIRISGGSIPISPFVDALGIPAVTIPTVNADNNQHSPNENIRLGNYKDGIITVMSILTQTTQNALEFK
- a CDS encoding DUF4421 domain-containing protein, with protein sequence MAEQNINPHNERFEQTSNTYYQQLVQKNHFEGEKSLSDTIPADQGIIVEDGYIEKFDNYLIGRITTINDNERFSVTSNNSTTKIYPNGNLRLLLNLNYRFLSFNINIIPQFNTSNNDDFEKGKTTGVGFSTGLNFKHWFQQLEYTRTTGYYLENTGDFDPAWQEGDPYIQFPELHYRSVSGVTGYSFNEKFSTKALMTSTERQLKSVGSFIPTLAYRYYIVDNREELTATNSTQKSKNFEILANAGYYYTYVLNKEFYISGGGALGYGLLASKITTRSMNDRINSNQTNGVFKWDARGGIGYNGERFFSGFYVTAENRRYRQANTSVINENWRVFMQLHVGYRFNAPEKLRKTVESIPIIN